A genomic segment from Ochotona princeps isolate mOchPri1 chromosome 11, mOchPri1.hap1, whole genome shotgun sequence encodes:
- the MFAP3L gene encoding microfibrillar-associated protein 3-like isoform X3: MARGARRPPEWRRGVRFLIKYQLCGSRTGKWQMHDRGLLNITKVSFSDRGKYTCVASNMYGTVNNTVTLRVIFTSGDMGVYYMVVCLVAFTIVMVLNITRLCMMSSHLKKTEKAINEFFRTEGAEKLQKAFEIAKRIPIITSAKTLELAKVTQFKTMEFARYIEELARSVPLPPLIMNCRTIMEEIMEVVGLEEQGQNFVRHTPEGQEATDRDEVYTIPNSLKRSDSPTADSDASSLHEQPQQIAIKVSVHPQSKKDHVDEEEGAQFEVKDKEETEPSAERSPDTAEPSTDITSTELTSEEPTPVEVSDRGLPPPHLETPEPAVTHDKNTCIIYESHV, from the exons ATTCTTAATCAAGTACCAGCTCTGTGGATCCAGGACAG GGAAATGGCAAATGCATGACAGAGGCCTCCTGAACATCACCAAGGTGTCTTTCTCCGATCGAGGTAAATACACATGTGTGGCTTCCAACATGTATGGCACTGTGAACAACACAGTGACCCTGAGAGTCATCTTTACCTCTGGAGACATGGGTGTCTACTACATGGTTGTCTGCCTTGTGGCCTTCACTATTGTCATGGTCCTAAACATCACCCGCCTGTGCATGATGAGCAGCCACCTGAAGAAGACCGAGAAAGCCATCAACGAGTTCTTTAGGACAGAAGGCGCAGAGAAGCTGCAAAAGGCATTTGAGATCGCTAAGCGGATCCCTATAATCACCTCAGCCAAAACTCTAGAGCTTGCCAAAGTCACCCAGTTCAAAACCATGGAATTCGCCCGTTATATTGAAGAGCTTGCTAGGAGTGTGCCTCTGCCTCCTCTCATCATGAACTGCAGGACGATCATGGAGGAAATCATGGAAGTGGTCGGACTGGAGGAGCAAGGGCAGAACTTTGTGAGGCATACCCCAGAAGGTCAGGAGGCCACAGATAGGGATGAAGTCTACACGATCCCCAACTCTCTGAAGCGAAGTGACTCTCCCACCGCAGACTCAGACGCCTCGTCCCTGCATGAACAGCCTCAGCAGATTGCCATCAAGGTGTCAGTTCACCCACAGTCCAAAAAGGACCATGTGGATGAGGAAGAGGGTGCACAATTTGAAGTCAAAGATAAAGAGGAGACAGAACCGTCGGCTGAACGTTCCCCAGACACTGCAGAGCCTTCTACAGACATCACATCCACAGAACTAACATCTGAAGAGCCAACACCTGTTGAGGTATCGGATCGAGGACTGCCACCACCTCACCTGGAGACTCCAGAGCCAGCAGTGACACATGATAAAAACACCTGCATTATTTACGAAAGCCATGTCTAA
- the MFAP3L gene encoding microfibrillar-associated protein 3-like isoform X2 — MGRLKSHLTVCFLPSVPFLILVSTLATAKSVTNSTLNGTDMVLGSVPVIMARTDHIIVKEGNSALINCSVYGIPDPQFKWYNSMGKLLKEDDDEKERGGGKWQMHDRGLLNITKVSFSDRGKYTCVASNMYGTVNNTVTLRVIFTSGDMGVYYMVVCLVAFTIVMVLNITRLCMMSSHLKKTEKAINEFFRTEGAEKLQKAFEIAKRIPIITSAKTLELAKVTQFKTMEFARYIEELARSVPLPPLIMNCRTIMEEIMEVVGLEEQGQNFVRHTPEGQEATDRDEVYTIPNSLKRSDSPTADSDASSLHEQPQQIAIKVSVHPQSKKDHVDEEEGAQFEVKDKEETEPSAERSPDTAEPSTDITSTELTSEEPTPVEVSDRGLPPPHLETPEPAVTHDKNTCIIYESHV, encoded by the exons ATGGGTCGATTGAAGAGCCATCTGACTGTGTGCTTTCTACCTTCTGTGCCCTTTTTAATCCTAGTATCCACTCTAGCCACTGCTAAGAGTGTGACAAATAGCACTTTAAATGGCACTGACATGGTCTTGGGCTCTGTGCCCGTAATCATGGCCAGAACTGACCATATCATAGTCAAGGAAGGGAACAGTGCCTTGATTAACTGTAGTGTTTATGGCATTCCTGACCCACAGTTCAAGTGGTATAATTCCATGGGCAAGCTGCTgaaagaagatgatgatgagaaggagagaggaggag GGAAATGGCAAATGCATGACAGAGGCCTCCTGAACATCACCAAGGTGTCTTTCTCCGATCGAGGTAAATACACATGTGTGGCTTCCAACATGTATGGCACTGTGAACAACACAGTGACCCTGAGAGTCATCTTTACCTCTGGAGACATGGGTGTCTACTACATGGTTGTCTGCCTTGTGGCCTTCACTATTGTCATGGTCCTAAACATCACCCGCCTGTGCATGATGAGCAGCCACCTGAAGAAGACCGAGAAAGCCATCAACGAGTTCTTTAGGACAGAAGGCGCAGAGAAGCTGCAAAAGGCATTTGAGATCGCTAAGCGGATCCCTATAATCACCTCAGCCAAAACTCTAGAGCTTGCCAAAGTCACCCAGTTCAAAACCATGGAATTCGCCCGTTATATTGAAGAGCTTGCTAGGAGTGTGCCTCTGCCTCCTCTCATCATGAACTGCAGGACGATCATGGAGGAAATCATGGAAGTGGTCGGACTGGAGGAGCAAGGGCAGAACTTTGTGAGGCATACCCCAGAAGGTCAGGAGGCCACAGATAGGGATGAAGTCTACACGATCCCCAACTCTCTGAAGCGAAGTGACTCTCCCACCGCAGACTCAGACGCCTCGTCCCTGCATGAACAGCCTCAGCAGATTGCCATCAAGGTGTCAGTTCACCCACAGTCCAAAAAGGACCATGTGGATGAGGAAGAGGGTGCACAATTTGAAGTCAAAGATAAAGAGGAGACAGAACCGTCGGCTGAACGTTCCCCAGACACTGCAGAGCCTTCTACAGACATCACATCCACAGAACTAACATCTGAAGAGCCAACACCTGTTGAGGTATCGGATCGAGGACTGCCACCACCTCACCTGGAGACTCCAGAGCCAGCAGTGACACATGATAAAAACACCTGCATTATTTACGAAAGCCATGTCTAA
- the MFAP3L gene encoding microfibrillar-associated protein 3-like isoform X1, with the protein MARGARRPPEWRRGVRFLIKYQLCGSRTEQAKKMGRLKSHLTVCFLPSVPFLILVSTLATAKSVTNSTLNGTDMVLGSVPVIMARTDHIIVKEGNSALINCSVYGIPDPQFKWYNSMGKLLKEDDDEKERGGGKWQMHDRGLLNITKVSFSDRGKYTCVASNMYGTVNNTVTLRVIFTSGDMGVYYMVVCLVAFTIVMVLNITRLCMMSSHLKKTEKAINEFFRTEGAEKLQKAFEIAKRIPIITSAKTLELAKVTQFKTMEFARYIEELARSVPLPPLIMNCRTIMEEIMEVVGLEEQGQNFVRHTPEGQEATDRDEVYTIPNSLKRSDSPTADSDASSLHEQPQQIAIKVSVHPQSKKDHVDEEEGAQFEVKDKEETEPSAERSPDTAEPSTDITSTELTSEEPTPVEVSDRGLPPPHLETPEPAVTHDKNTCIIYESHV; encoded by the exons ATTCTTAATCAAGTACCAGCTCTGTGGATCCAGGACAG AGCAAGCCAAGAAGATGGGTCGATTGAAGAGCCATCTGACTGTGTGCTTTCTACCTTCTGTGCCCTTTTTAATCCTAGTATCCACTCTAGCCACTGCTAAGAGTGTGACAAATAGCACTTTAAATGGCACTGACATGGTCTTGGGCTCTGTGCCCGTAATCATGGCCAGAACTGACCATATCATAGTCAAGGAAGGGAACAGTGCCTTGATTAACTGTAGTGTTTATGGCATTCCTGACCCACAGTTCAAGTGGTATAATTCCATGGGCAAGCTGCTgaaagaagatgatgatgagaaggagagaggaggag GGAAATGGCAAATGCATGACAGAGGCCTCCTGAACATCACCAAGGTGTCTTTCTCCGATCGAGGTAAATACACATGTGTGGCTTCCAACATGTATGGCACTGTGAACAACACAGTGACCCTGAGAGTCATCTTTACCTCTGGAGACATGGGTGTCTACTACATGGTTGTCTGCCTTGTGGCCTTCACTATTGTCATGGTCCTAAACATCACCCGCCTGTGCATGATGAGCAGCCACCTGAAGAAGACCGAGAAAGCCATCAACGAGTTCTTTAGGACAGAAGGCGCAGAGAAGCTGCAAAAGGCATTTGAGATCGCTAAGCGGATCCCTATAATCACCTCAGCCAAAACTCTAGAGCTTGCCAAAGTCACCCAGTTCAAAACCATGGAATTCGCCCGTTATATTGAAGAGCTTGCTAGGAGTGTGCCTCTGCCTCCTCTCATCATGAACTGCAGGACGATCATGGAGGAAATCATGGAAGTGGTCGGACTGGAGGAGCAAGGGCAGAACTTTGTGAGGCATACCCCAGAAGGTCAGGAGGCCACAGATAGGGATGAAGTCTACACGATCCCCAACTCTCTGAAGCGAAGTGACTCTCCCACCGCAGACTCAGACGCCTCGTCCCTGCATGAACAGCCTCAGCAGATTGCCATCAAGGTGTCAGTTCACCCACAGTCCAAAAAGGACCATGTGGATGAGGAAGAGGGTGCACAATTTGAAGTCAAAGATAAAGAGGAGACAGAACCGTCGGCTGAACGTTCCCCAGACACTGCAGAGCCTTCTACAGACATCACATCCACAGAACTAACATCTGAAGAGCCAACACCTGTTGAGGTATCGGATCGAGGACTGCCACCACCTCACCTGGAGACTCCAGAGCCAGCAGTGACACATGATAAAAACACCTGCATTATTTACGAAAGCCATGTCTAA
- the MFAP3L gene encoding microfibrillar-associated protein 3-like isoform X4 — protein MHDRGLLNITKVSFSDRGKYTCVASNMYGTVNNTVTLRVIFTSGDMGVYYMVVCLVAFTIVMVLNITRLCMMSSHLKKTEKAINEFFRTEGAEKLQKAFEIAKRIPIITSAKTLELAKVTQFKTMEFARYIEELARSVPLPPLIMNCRTIMEEIMEVVGLEEQGQNFVRHTPEGQEATDRDEVYTIPNSLKRSDSPTADSDASSLHEQPQQIAIKVSVHPQSKKDHVDEEEGAQFEVKDKEETEPSAERSPDTAEPSTDITSTELTSEEPTPVEVSDRGLPPPHLETPEPAVTHDKNTCIIYESHV, from the coding sequence ATGCATGACAGAGGCCTCCTGAACATCACCAAGGTGTCTTTCTCCGATCGAGGTAAATACACATGTGTGGCTTCCAACATGTATGGCACTGTGAACAACACAGTGACCCTGAGAGTCATCTTTACCTCTGGAGACATGGGTGTCTACTACATGGTTGTCTGCCTTGTGGCCTTCACTATTGTCATGGTCCTAAACATCACCCGCCTGTGCATGATGAGCAGCCACCTGAAGAAGACCGAGAAAGCCATCAACGAGTTCTTTAGGACAGAAGGCGCAGAGAAGCTGCAAAAGGCATTTGAGATCGCTAAGCGGATCCCTATAATCACCTCAGCCAAAACTCTAGAGCTTGCCAAAGTCACCCAGTTCAAAACCATGGAATTCGCCCGTTATATTGAAGAGCTTGCTAGGAGTGTGCCTCTGCCTCCTCTCATCATGAACTGCAGGACGATCATGGAGGAAATCATGGAAGTGGTCGGACTGGAGGAGCAAGGGCAGAACTTTGTGAGGCATACCCCAGAAGGTCAGGAGGCCACAGATAGGGATGAAGTCTACACGATCCCCAACTCTCTGAAGCGAAGTGACTCTCCCACCGCAGACTCAGACGCCTCGTCCCTGCATGAACAGCCTCAGCAGATTGCCATCAAGGTGTCAGTTCACCCACAGTCCAAAAAGGACCATGTGGATGAGGAAGAGGGTGCACAATTTGAAGTCAAAGATAAAGAGGAGACAGAACCGTCGGCTGAACGTTCCCCAGACACTGCAGAGCCTTCTACAGACATCACATCCACAGAACTAACATCTGAAGAGCCAACACCTGTTGAGGTATCGGATCGAGGACTGCCACCACCTCACCTGGAGACTCCAGAGCCAGCAGTGACACATGATAAAAACACCTGCATTATTTACGAAAGCCATGTCTAA